The Psychrobacter sp. P11G3 genomic interval AGCCATTGCCTTGGTGACAGCCGCGGCATTGGTATCGGTATTGGCAGGTATGGATAAGGGTGTAAAACGCTTATCTATTTTAAATATGCTATTGGCAACTGCGTTGATGTTGTTCGTATTTGTTGTCGGTCCGACCATTTTTATCTTGAATGCCTTTATGGAAAATACCGGTAGCTATTTGGGTAATATTGTCGAGCGTACCTTTAGCTTGCAGGCATACGAAAATAGCAATTGGATCGGCAGCTGGACTTTATTTATTTTTGCATGGACGATTGCATGGGCGCCTTTTGTGGGTCTGTTTATCGCCAAGATTAGCCGTGGTCGTACCATCCGTGAGTTCGTATTGGGTGTGATGTTGGTACCGACCTTCTTTACATTCTTTTGGTTTTCGGTGTTTGGCGATACCGCACTACACATGATCATGGTCGATGGTTATACCTCATTAATCAGTGAAGTACAAAACAACCAAGCGATTGCTTTGTTTAAACTGTTAGAGAATCTACCGTTTACTGAATTTGTGTCGTCATTGACCATTTTATTGATTATTACCTTTTTTGTGACGTCTTCGGATTCTGGCTCATTGGTAATCGACTCGCTAGCGGCAGGTGGTCGCAGTGATACACCATGGTGGCAGCGTAGCTTTTGGGTAGTAACTGAAGGTGCTGTCGCAGCAGTATTGCTACTTGCAGGTGGTTTAGAAGCCCTACAAACAGCGGCTATCGTTAGTGCGTTACCATTTGCGATTATTATTCTTATTTCAATGTTTGGCATGTGGCGTGCGCTGCGTATCGAAGGACATCGTAATCAGAGCCTTGGTAATGACAACAGACTGCCGCCGCATCTACTCAAACCGTCTGCATGGCGCGAGCGTATTGATTATATGACCGATAAGCCAACGCGTGAAAAGGTCTTAAGTTATATTAAAGAAGTAGTTATGCCTTCGATGATGGAGGTGTCGTCTAAATTTGCAGAAACCGGCTGGACGACTGAGGTCAATTATGATGTGGTCAATAACCGAGCTGTATTAGAGCTACAGCGCGGTGACGATGTCGAGTTTTGGTATGAGGTGCGCTTATCAGAGCATGATGCGCCTGATTATTATACTGAAGACAGCGCAGATACCTTGCCACAAGAGCACCATCATCGCGCTGAGGTGTATCTACGCCGTGGTGGTCAGACCTATGACTTATACGGCTACAAATCTGAATCAGTGATTAATGACATTATTGATCAGTTTGAGAAGTATTTACATTTCCTCAATATATCGCCTGATAGTCTACCGTGGCGCATGCAAGAGCATGATGATGACATCACACTAGAGCAGGGCAGTGTGCTTGATAAATAATGCATGGAATGTATTAAAAACGAGTAATGCTTATGCAAGCTATTCACGTTAATCGCTTGCAATAAACGCAGGAATCCTTAGAATAACGGCTTGTTTTCCTTACAAATCAAGCCGTTTTTTATGTCTATTGATTCTCCCATTTTACCTTCGTCCTCGCCTTTGTCTGACCATCCATTGTTGCAGCCATTGAACATAGGTGGCCTGACGATTGAAAACCGTTTGATGGTCGCACCGATGGCAGGCGTGACAGACAATCCTTTTCGTCGATTGTGCAAATCATTTGGTGCAGGTCATGCGGTCAGTGAAATGATCATCGCTGATACCGCTCTTTATGCACGCAAAAAATCCTTGTACCGTGCCAATTTCGATAACGAGATTGCGCCTATTTCGGCACAGATAGCAGGTGCTGAGCCGGACAAATTATCTGAAGCGGCCCGTTATCAAATTGATAATGGCGCACAGATTATCGATATCAACATGGGCTGTCCGGCCAAGAAGGTCTGTCGTAAGCTGGCAGGCTCTGCATTGTTGCAAGATGAGGATTTGGTCGCGCGATTACTAGATGCAACGGTCAATGCCGTTGATGCACCTGTCACGCTAAAGACACGTCTAGGTTTTGAAAACGGTCGTGAAAACATCTTACGAGTCGCCAAGCGTGCTGAGCAGGCCGGCATTGCAGCGATTGCTATTCATGGACGTACGCGTGAAGACATGTATACAGGCAATGCACGCTATGAGCTGATACGCGAAGTCAAAGAAAGCATCAGTATTCCTGTCATTGCCAATGGCGATATCGATAGCGCGCAAAAAGCCCAACACGTGTATGAGATGACAGGCTGTGATGCGGTGATGATTGGGCGTGCTGCACAAGGGCAACCATGGATATTTCGCGATATTGAGCACTTTTTGCGTACTGGCGAGCGTCTAGAGGCACCGAGCGTTAGTGAGATAAAAGAGATCGTACTGGCTCATTTGCAAGAGCTTTATGATTTCTACGGAGAGTACTCAGGCTGCCGTATCGCTCGCAAACATATTGCATGGTATACGACAGGTATTCCAAATTCTAACGCCTTTAGACAGGCGATGTATGGTGAAGAAAGTACCGCTGGACAGTTTAAAGTGGTCGAGACTTTTTTACAGGCGCACGAGTAGTAATCGCTTAAATCTTGTTTTATAAATCAGTGCTAGTTACTTTTCACAGTACTTTTTACGTCTTGCCTTTCGATAGCTCTTTTATATAACAGCTATGCTTTATCAATGGGCACAGTATCAGTATCAGGCTGTTTGTCAGGCGCAGGTTTTCTATTTTGCCAAGGGAATCGTCCTTCTAATTCAACTTGTAGCGATAAGCTTAAAAAGGTTCGAATCAGTACGATAAAACCTAGCACCAGTACGCTGCGTAGCGATGGCTCGGTGACGACAGTAGCCACGATATCAGCGGCAATTAGCACCTCTAACCCCAACAATATAGACTTGCCTACGGTCTGCCTGATTTCAACATAAGTATCATTATTAAAATGGCCAGACGCTCGAAAAGCTCTATATAAAGCAAGAAATAGTCCAAAAAACATAATGAGGACGCCAATGACTTCGATCATTTTGGCAATTAAGTCGATATAGTGAGTTAGTGTGTCTATCAAAGCAGATACTCCTTATAATTGTTCAGAAAAAAGCTTAGCACTTAGCACTTAGTAATTAACAACAAGCTAAAAATGTATCTATAAATATTTATGTCGACGACGAAATTTGTAAAAGTCCCGTCAGCTAACGCCCACTATGGTTTTGTTCACTCCATACGACATTTTTTTGCTATGCTATAACCGAATACCAATAACTATAGAATAAACGAAAAGGACTTTTTATGGCCAATCTCTCGAAAAAAGCAATTACCAAAGCCGTCAAAGGCAAGAATATTATCATCACAGGCGCTTCAAGTGGTATCGGCGAACGTACGGCTTTTTTGCTCAGTGAATGCGGCGCGCATGTTATTTTGCTGGCCCGTACTGAAGATAAGCTAAAAATGGTCAAGGAAAACATTGAAACACTT includes:
- a CDS encoding BCCT family transporter; amino-acid sequence: MSKLPRSTILLPVFVPAAIIMLLLVIGTAINPEAAGALFSDVLSFTTETFGWFYMLAVALFLMFIIVLAFSSYGSIKLGPDHAEAEYGFLEWFAMLFSAGYGIALLFYGVAEPVMHFSSPPMSDPQTIAAAKEAMQIAYFHWGFHIWAIYGVVGLSLAYFAFRHGLPLSIRSTLYPIIGERIHGPIGHTVDVFAILGTMFGIATSLGLSVSQINAGLNYLLPDIIPVNTTVQVIAIALVTAAALVSVLAGMDKGVKRLSILNMLLATALMLFVFVVGPTIFILNAFMENTGSYLGNIVERTFSLQAYENSNWIGSWTLFIFAWTIAWAPFVGLFIAKISRGRTIREFVLGVMLVPTFFTFFWFSVFGDTALHMIMVDGYTSLISEVQNNQAIALFKLLENLPFTEFVSSLTILLIITFFVTSSDSGSLVIDSLAAGGRSDTPWWQRSFWVVTEGAVAAVLLLAGGLEALQTAAIVSALPFAIIILISMFGMWRALRIEGHRNQSLGNDNRLPPHLLKPSAWRERIDYMTDKPTREKVLSYIKEVVMPSMMEVSSKFAETGWTTEVNYDVVNNRAVLELQRGDDVEFWYEVRLSEHDAPDYYTEDSADTLPQEHHHRAEVYLRRGGQTYDLYGYKSESVINDIIDQFEKYLHFLNISPDSLPWRMQEHDDDITLEQGSVLDK
- the dusB gene encoding tRNA dihydrouridine synthase DusB — translated: MSIDSPILPSSSPLSDHPLLQPLNIGGLTIENRLMVAPMAGVTDNPFRRLCKSFGAGHAVSEMIIADTALYARKKSLYRANFDNEIAPISAQIAGAEPDKLSEAARYQIDNGAQIIDINMGCPAKKVCRKLAGSALLQDEDLVARLLDATVNAVDAPVTLKTRLGFENGRENILRVAKRAEQAGIAAIAIHGRTREDMYTGNARYELIREVKESISIPVIANGDIDSAQKAQHVYEMTGCDAVMIGRAAQGQPWIFRDIEHFLRTGERLEAPSVSEIKEIVLAHLQELYDFYGEYSGCRIARKHIAWYTTGIPNSNAFRQAMYGEESTAGQFKVVETFLQAHE
- a CDS encoding DUF1622 domain-containing protein; this translates as MIDTLTHYIDLIAKMIEVIGVLIMFFGLFLALYRAFRASGHFNNDTYVEIRQTVGKSILLGLEVLIAADIVATVVTEPSLRSVLVLGFIVLIRTFLSLSLQVELEGRFPWQNRKPAPDKQPDTDTVPIDKA